CGAGATGGCGCCAGGGACACCCCTCGAAGCCCTCAGGACACATTTCGCGGCCATCGAGGCGATCGCTCGCCGCGAGGTCCCCGAGGCCCGGCTGATCATCGCGGAACTGGGCAACACCGGCTTCCGCAGCGGCGGCAACACGTCTGGCTCGCTGCGCATTCTCCTGGCGGGCCGGCAGGAGCGGACGCGGTCCAGCGACCAGATCGCCCAGGATCTTCGCCGGGCGCTCGAAAGGCTGCCCGGAATGCGGGCCCGCGTCGCGGCGAGCGGCGGTTCGGTCCTCAACCGCCTGTTCTCCGGCGGAAACGCCTCGGGAGGTCGCCTGACGGTGCAGGTGCGCGGCCACGACGTGCGCACCGGCGATCGCCTGGCCGAGGAGGTGCGCCGCCTCATGGCCTCGACCCGCGGCATCGCCGACGTCCGGGTGAGCCGGGAGGGCGGGACGCCGGAAGCGGTGGTCGAGGTAGATCGCGCCCGGGCGGCAGCCATGGGCGTCACGGTCTCCCAGGTCGCGCGCGCCCTGGAGGCCGGGGTCCTGGGCGTCCGCGCCACCATGCTGCGCGTCGCCGGCGACGAGATCCCGGTGACGGTGCGCCTGCGCCTGGCCGACCGGTCCACGCTCGAACAGACGCTTGGCCTGCCGGTGCAGACCGCGGCGGGCCGCCCGGTGGCCCTGCGCGACGTGGTGCGCGTGCGCACCGGCGAAGGTCCCATGCGCATCGACCGCGACAATCAGGAGCGCGTCGTCACGGTTTCGGGCGAACCCGAAAACGCCGACCTGGGCAGCGTGGCCGAGGCTTTACGGGCGGGCCTCCGGTCCGTGGCGGTACCGCCGGATTTCTCGATCGTACTCTCGGGCGACTACGAAGAGCAGCGCAAGGCGTTCCGCGATCTGGTCACGGCGCTATCCCTGGCCCTGCTGCTGGTCTTCCTGGTGATGGTCGCCCAGTTCGAGTCCCTGCGCGATCCGTTCGCCATCCTGCTCTCGGTGCCCGCCTGCGCGGTCGGCGTGGTGGGCGCCCTCCTGCTAACGGGCACGACCCTGAACGTCCAGTCGTTCATCGGCATCATCGTCCTCGCCGGCATCGCGGTGTCCAACGGCATCGTCCTGGTCGACTTCATCAACCAGCTCAGGCGGCGCGAGGGCTACGATCTCGACCGCGCGGTGATCGACGGGGCGGTGGCCCGCCTGCGACCGGTCCTCATGACGTCGGCGACCACCGTGCTGGCCCTCATCCCGATGGCCCTGGGCCTGGGCGAGGGAGGGGAACTGCAGTCGCCCATGGCGCGCGTGCTCATCGGCGGCCTGACCACCTCGACCCTGATCACCCTGTTCCTGGTCCCCATCGCGTACCGCTTCCTGCACGGGCGCGATCCCGCGCAACCTGTAACTGGTTCGTAACGGCCGCCTTATAGCCTCCTTGAAATCAGGAGGTGGTTTCATGCGTTTAGCTCGTCTCGGTGCGGTCTTCCTGCTGGTGGTCGCCGGTTGCGGCGCCGCGCCGGCAATGCCTGCCATGCAGGCCGGGAGCGACCGGGTCGCCGCGCAAGCCAGCGGCAGCTTCACGCAGTCGCAGTACCAGGGCTTCACCTACAAGCTGTACCTGCCCCCCAACTTCAAGCGCTTCGAACCGCTGCCCCTGGTGGTCATGCTCCACGGCTGCGGGCAGAACGCAGACGAGATGAACGCCGTGACCCGCATGAACGACGTGGCCGAAAGTGGCACCTTCGCGGTCCTCTACCCCGAGCAATCCAAGAAGGACCACCCGCGCCAGTGCTGGCGATGGTTCGATCCCCCCCACCAGGCGCGCGGCGCGGGCGAACCGGCGATCATCGCCGGCATGGTGGGCCAGGTGACCTCCCTCTACGGCATCGACCGGTCGCGGATGTACGTGGCCGGCCTCTCGGCCGGCGGCGCGATGTCGACCGTGATGGCCGCGACCTATCCCGACCTCTTCGCGGCCGGCAGTTCGGCGTCGGGGCTCGAGTACCTCGCGTCCACGACCACCGAGGCCGACGCGTGGGGCGCCATGGCCCGCGGCGGGCCCGACCCCGCGCCGATCGCCGCACGGGTCGTCGCCGCGATGGGCGACAAGAAGGTGCTCGTGCCCATGGCCGTGTTCCACGGCGCCGTCGATCCGCTCGTCAACCGCGTCAACGGCGACCAGACCGCAACCCAGTTCGCGATCCTCAACGACCTGGTGCTGAAGAGCTCCGGCCTGGGAGGCCTGCCGGCCACGCCGGAGACCCGCCAGGCCCAGGTGCCCGGCGGGCGGGCGTACCTCCAGTCGGTGTATCGCGACACCCAGGGGCGGGCCCTGGTCGAGGAATACATGGTCGACGGGATGAGCCATGCCTGGTCGGGCGGCGCTCCCGGCCGGCTGTTCTCGGATCCCAAGGGCCCCGACGCGAGCCGCCTGGTCTGGGAGTTCTTCAAGCGGGCGCGCCGAAACTGAACCGGCGGCGCGCTTGACCCCGGGGTCTAGGCTCGGCCCCACATGGCGTCTATGAGGCGTTGCTTGGTCGACTCGGAGATGTCCTCGAAGGCGACGCCCACCCGCACCACCTTGTAGGGTTCGTGGCGGACCCAGACGACGCGGCCCTCGATGAGCATCGCGCCCTCGACGCCCGGCACCGGCATCGCCAGGGCGATCGGATCGCCGGGTTCGGGGCTGATGCCGGCGGCGGTCAAGGACAGGCCGTTGAGCGACATGTCCTGGAGCATCGCCGGAAACACCGTGCCGGCGGCGCCGCCGAGGCCCGCCTCGATCTCCATGCCCATCAGTTCCCGGTAGAAGTAGCGGCGCGTGAGCGATCCGGCGATGCGCCGCGTCGGCTCGGCAGCCAGGTCGATCTCCTTGTCGCCGACTCGCACGACCGGCTTGAACTGGTTGCCGGAGGCGGCCACCACCAGGGCGGCCTCGCCGGTGTTGAGGCGCACCAGGGTGTTGACCGGGTAGGGCGCCACGACCTGCTCGAACGCCGCCACGATCCCGTCCGCCCAGGCCTTCCCGCGCTGGGTGACCACCGAGCGGTAGGCCACCGCCGAGTCCATGCGCTTGCGGTACGGCAGATCCGACACCATGGCGTCGTAGACGTCCGCGACGCTGATGAGTTGCGCGGCCACGGGCACCGCGGTGCCCGCGAGGCGGCGCGGATAACCCTGGCCATCGAACCGCTCGTGATGCGACGCGACGGCTTCCGCGACGGTGGAGTTGGCGACCTCCCACTGGCCCACCAGGTTGACGCCCAGCGCCACGTGGCG
This genomic stretch from Candidatus Tanganyikabacteria bacterium harbors:
- a CDS encoding PilZ domain-containing protein, whose amino-acid sequence is MDINADLEVGDVLGRDLVHPETAQTMLPAGTILNAQHIWKIKGLGLEADALRCVRIGLQDQAEASRLAFDYDVFLKAKAAVRLLERTAQGERGADGRFRPDPQVLDKAVTGLVSELLARIERVPEGSYLDLRLYDAYLYGHPVNMATLAMSMGRAMGASRDMLVDVGRSAFYADCGKFRLARELLFKAEPLSAAELADVRRHVALGVNLVGQWEVANSTVAEAVASHHERFDGQGYPRRLAGTAVPVAAQLISVADVYDAMVSDLPYRKRMDSAVAYRSVVTQRGKAWADGIVAAFEQVVAPYPVNTLVRLNTGEAALVVAASGNQFKPVVRVGDKEIDLAAEPTRRIAGSLTRRYFYRELMGMEIEAGLGGAAGTVFPAMLQDMSLNGLSLTAAGISPEPGDPIALAMPVPGVEGAMLIEGRVVWVRHEPYKVVRVGVAFEDISESTKQRLIDAMWGRA
- a CDS encoding efflux RND transporter permease subunit; the encoded protein is EMAPGTPLEALRTHFAAIEAIARREVPEARLIIAELGNTGFRSGGNTSGSLRILLAGRQERTRSSDQIAQDLRRALERLPGMRARVAASGGSVLNRLFSGGNASGGRLTVQVRGHDVRTGDRLAEEVRRLMASTRGIADVRVSREGGTPEAVVEVDRARAAAMGVTVSQVARALEAGVLGVRATMLRVAGDEIPVTVRLRLADRSTLEQTLGLPVQTAAGRPVALRDVVRVRTGEGPMRIDRDNQERVVTVSGEPENADLGSVAEALRAGLRSVAVPPDFSIVLSGDYEEQRKAFRDLVTALSLALLLVFLVMVAQFESLRDPFAILLSVPACAVGVVGALLLTGTTLNVQSFIGIIVLAGIAVSNGIVLVDFINQLRRREGYDLDRAVIDGAVARLRPVLMTSATTVLALIPMALGLGEGGELQSPMARVLIGGLTTSTLITLFLVPIAYRFLHGRDPAQPVTGS
- a CDS encoding PHB depolymerase family esterase; protein product: MRLARLGAVFLLVVAGCGAAPAMPAMQAGSDRVAAQASGSFTQSQYQGFTYKLYLPPNFKRFEPLPLVVMLHGCGQNADEMNAVTRMNDVAESGTFAVLYPEQSKKDHPRQCWRWFDPPHQARGAGEPAIIAGMVGQVTSLYGIDRSRMYVAGLSAGGAMSTVMAATYPDLFAAGSSASGLEYLASTTTEADAWGAMARGGPDPAPIAARVVAAMGDKKVLVPMAVFHGAVDPLVNRVNGDQTATQFAILNDLVLKSSGLGGLPATPETRQAQVPGGRAYLQSVYRDTQGRALVEEYMVDGMSHAWSGGAPGRLFSDPKGPDASRLVWEFFKRARRN